In one window of Nocardiopsis aegyptia DNA:
- a CDS encoding bifunctional 3'-5' exonuclease/DNA polymerase, whose protein sequence is MRIAVVADGEGGGWIQELDGSAGPVHRVSDLAGAVRSAEGEGGLPPTAGGSGSPGPEAPRWVWSASEDVYPDLVRAGTRVSRCHDVALTEALLLGHEVRHAEPHSLGAAWARLHDRPVPEDPARPLGEGTAAQPALFGADRSTLPPGTDRLAALVEVHEDQRRRLAALPDRARMELLAAVESAGGLAAAEMSHDGLPLRPGVHDEVLTELLGPRPPAGQRPAVLADLAARVSDAVGRDVNPDSPAQVLKAMAWIGHPVSSTRSWELERVDHPVVPLLLRYKELSRLHSANGWAWLETWVRERPGPDGLRLGRFQPDYVVGGVVSGRWATRGGGALQIPRAIRRAVRADPGWVLVRADAGQLEPRVLAAVSGDAALAAAAAEEDLYARLADQVGGDRERAKIGVLSAMYGQTSGDAAPLLATMRRLYPRALEYVDAAARVGEGGGIVRSWLGRTSPAPTDWQARTAGPDGERRRRAHGRFTRNFVVQASAAEWALVMLAALRQGLPELPEGAGIVFFVHDEVVLHVPRECADATVRAVAEAETRTRTTLFGDTPVRFPLSTTVTDSYDER, encoded by the coding sequence GGCTCCGGCTCCCCGGGCCCCGAGGCGCCCCGGTGGGTCTGGTCGGCGAGCGAGGACGTCTACCCCGACCTCGTCCGCGCCGGAACCCGGGTCTCGCGCTGCCACGACGTCGCCCTCACCGAGGCGCTGCTCCTGGGACACGAGGTCCGCCACGCCGAACCGCACTCCCTCGGCGCGGCCTGGGCTCGGCTGCACGACCGGCCCGTGCCCGAGGACCCCGCGCGCCCCCTGGGCGAGGGTACGGCCGCCCAGCCCGCGCTGTTCGGGGCCGACCGCTCCACGCTGCCGCCCGGGACCGACCGGCTCGCCGCCCTGGTGGAGGTGCACGAGGACCAGCGGCGGCGCCTGGCCGCGCTGCCCGACCGCGCGCGGATGGAACTGCTGGCCGCGGTGGAGTCGGCGGGCGGCCTCGCCGCCGCCGAGATGAGCCACGACGGCCTGCCCCTGCGGCCCGGCGTGCACGACGAGGTCCTCACCGAACTCCTCGGCCCCCGGCCCCCGGCGGGTCAGCGGCCCGCGGTCCTCGCCGACCTCGCCGCCCGCGTCTCCGACGCGGTCGGGCGCGACGTCAACCCCGACTCACCCGCCCAGGTCCTCAAGGCCATGGCGTGGATCGGCCACCCGGTCTCCTCCACCCGCTCCTGGGAACTGGAACGCGTCGACCACCCCGTCGTACCCCTCCTCCTGCGGTACAAGGAGCTGTCCCGCCTGCACTCGGCCAACGGCTGGGCGTGGCTGGAGACCTGGGTGCGCGAGCGTCCCGGCCCCGACGGGCTCCGGCTCGGCCGGTTCCAGCCGGACTACGTCGTGGGCGGAGTCGTCTCCGGCCGGTGGGCCACCCGCGGGGGAGGGGCCCTGCAGATCCCCAGGGCGATCCGCCGGGCGGTGCGCGCCGATCCCGGCTGGGTACTGGTCCGCGCCGACGCCGGACAGCTCGAACCCCGCGTCCTGGCCGCCGTCTCCGGTGACGCCGCCCTGGCCGCCGCGGCCGCGGAGGAGGACCTGTACGCGCGGCTGGCCGACCAGGTGGGCGGTGACCGCGAGCGCGCCAAGATCGGGGTGTTGTCGGCCATGTACGGCCAGACCTCCGGCGACGCCGCGCCGCTGCTGGCCACCATGCGGCGCCTGTACCCGCGCGCCCTGGAGTACGTGGACGCGGCCGCCCGCGTGGGGGAGGGCGGCGGCATCGTGCGCTCCTGGCTGGGCCGGACCTCGCCCGCGCCGACCGACTGGCAGGCCCGCACGGCCGGACCCGACGGGGAACGGCGCAGACGCGCGCACGGGCGCTTCACCCGCAACTTCGTCGTCCAGGCGAGCGCGGCGGAGTGGGCGCTGGTCATGCTGGCGGCCCTGCGCCAGGGCCTGCCGGAGCTGCCGGAGGGCGCGGGCATCGTGTTCTTCGTGCACGACGAGGTCGTGCTGCACGTGCCCCGCGAGTGCGCCGACGCGACCGTGCGCGCCGTCGCCGAGGCGGAGACGCGCACCCGCACGACCCTGTTCGGGGACACGCCGGTCCGCTTCCCGCTCTCCACCACGGTCACGGACTCCTACGACGAGCGGTAG